Genomic window (Pirellulales bacterium):
TCACTCAGCCAACACGCGTGACGGCTCTCACGGGCATCGACGCCATCGCCCACGCCCTGGAAAGCTACGTCTGCACTTGCCGCAATCCCGCATCAATGGCCTTCAGCCGCGAGGCTTGGCTGCTGCTAGGCGGCAACTTCGGGCACGTGCTGCAACATCCGAGCGATCTCAACGCCCGCGGCGGCATGCAACTCGGCGCGTGCTTCGCGGGGTTGGCGATCGAAAATAGCATGCTTGGCGCGGCCCATGCGCTGGCCAATCCACTCACGTCCCATTTCAACCTCGCCCACGGTCAAGCCGTCGGCATGATGTTGCCCCATGTCATTCGCTTCAACGGCGAAGAGGTTGGCAGCCTCTACTTCGAGCTACTCGAATGCACTGCTGGCAGCAACGGCTTTCCCACACCCGATGCGGGCCACTGCGGACTGGCCGATTTTGTCGCCGACTTGCTCTCGCAGGCCGGTCTGATCGGTCAACTGCGCGACTTCGACATTCCATTCGACCGACTTGAATCACTGGCGGTGGATGCCGCCAAGCAATGGACGGGCGGCTTCAATCCGCGTAAAGTGGCGACCGAGGAATTGCTCGAACTGTACCGTGCAGCGTATTAACTGTTCTGCCCGCGCCCCGCCGCAACGGTACAGCGCGAGTCAAATGGGCGATTCAAGTCGGCTTCGCTCGCAAGGATTCCCGTTGGAGCGCAACTTGCAAGCTATCCCATGAACCCCGTCGCCATCATCACCAAAAAACGAGACGGCGGCGCGCTCTTGCCCGAAGAAATCGCCGCCTTCATCGAAGGCTTCGTCCGTAGCGACGTCGCCGACTACCAAATGTCGGCATTGGCGATGGCCATTTATTTTCGCGGCATGGATGCCGCCGAGCGATCCGCTCTGATCGAAGCAATGCTCGATTCCGGCTCCAGGCTCGAATGGCCCGATGGCTTTGGCACCCGAGTCGATAAACACTCCACCGGCGGTGTCGGCGATAAGATTTCGCTGCCGCTGGCGCCAATGCTCGCCTGTTGCGGCCTCAAAGTACCGATGATATCTGGCCGCGGCCTTGGCACGACGGGCGGTACGCTCGACAAACTCGAATCCATACCTGGCCTGCGCACCAACCTCTCGACGGGTGAAATTTACGACGTCGTCGATCGCGTTGGCTGCGTCATCACCGGAGCCACTGCCGATTTGGTCCCCGCCGACCGCAAGCTCTATGCTTTGCGCGACGTCACCGGTACCGTCTCCAGCATCCCGCTCATATGCGCCAGCATCATGAGCAAGAAACTTGCCGAAAACCTCGACGCTCTTGTGCTCGATGTGAAATGGGGAAGCGGCGCGCTGATGAAAAAGCAGCACGACGCCCGCGAATTGGCAAACGCGATGGTCGAAATCGGCACAACAATGGGCGTCCACACCACAGCCCTGCTTACCGACATGAATCAGCCTCACGGCGTTGCTGCTGGCCACGTCGTCGAAGTCGAGGAAGCACTCGAAGTGCTTCGCGGTGAAGGACCAGAAGATGTCGTCGAATTGTGCCTGGCGCTGGGGGCTGAATTGCTCGTTTCAACCGGCCTGGAAAAATCCCACAGCATCGCTGCCGACCGTCTGCGCGGCCTGCTAGAGTCGGGACGACCACTCGAAAAATTTCGCGAGATGGTCATTGCCCAAGGTGGTGATCTTGACTCCCTGCCGCCGCACGCGCCGAGCACATTGATGGCAGCCCGCCACGGCGGCTACGTCAGCGCCATCGATACGGAGCAACTCGGCTCGACGCTCATCGAAATGGGGGGCGGCCGCAAGAAGCTCCGTGACAAAATCGACCACTCGGTCGGCCTCGCAATGCTAATCCGCCTCGGCGATCGTATCGAGCGCGGCCAACCCATGGCTCGTATCTTCGCTCCACCGGAAAAAACCGAAACTAGCATGAAGATGCTTGCCGACGCGATCACCATCAGTACAGAACCGACTTCAGCGCCGCCGCTCATCGTCGAACGGATTGGAATGCCCTGCGCATCCGCGCCGGATGCCGCCGATCGACCTTCTCCTGCCGAATCGCCGCTCGATAGAGAGCCACCGATCGATCGTTGAAGCAGTCAGCACCAGGATGGACTCCTCAAATAATCAGCATCGCTTATAATGTCATCCATGATGACAAGCGACATTGTACCTTTTCCGCGCGGCGATCGAAGTTGGTTTTCCGCACGGATG
Coding sequences:
- a CDS encoding iron-containing alcohol dehydrogenase, with protein sequence MTPFDFHPRTRIAFGPDKIEALGELAGELGARRALVVSDPGIVSAGHTLRGIRALERAGIEAQLFDAVGENPTTDHVAAGLRLAKRFEPEIIIGLGGGSSMDCAKGVNFLYTNGGQMPDYWGIGKATKPMLPMIAVPTTAGTGSETQSFALISDAKTHVKMACGDKKASFRVALLDPRLTLTQPTRVTALTGIDAIAHALESYVCTCRNPASMAFSREAWLLLGGNFGHVLQHPSDLNARGGMQLGACFAGLAIENSMLGAAHALANPLTSHFNLAHGQAVGMMLPHVIRFNGEEVGSLYFELLECTAGSNGFPTPDAGHCGLADFVADLLSQAGLIGQLRDFDIPFDRLESLAVDAAKQWTGGFNPRKVATEELLELYRAAY
- a CDS encoding thymidine phosphorylase translates to MNPVAIITKKRDGGALLPEEIAAFIEGFVRSDVADYQMSALAMAIYFRGMDAAERSALIEAMLDSGSRLEWPDGFGTRVDKHSTGGVGDKISLPLAPMLACCGLKVPMISGRGLGTTGGTLDKLESIPGLRTNLSTGEIYDVVDRVGCVITGATADLVPADRKLYALRDVTGTVSSIPLICASIMSKKLAENLDALVLDVKWGSGALMKKQHDARELANAMVEIGTTMGVHTTALLTDMNQPHGVAAGHVVEVEEALEVLRGEGPEDVVELCLALGAELLVSTGLEKSHSIAADRLRGLLESGRPLEKFREMVIAQGGDLDSLPPHAPSTLMAARHGGYVSAIDTEQLGSTLIEMGGGRKKLRDKIDHSVGLAMLIRLGDRIERGQPMARIFAPPEKTETSMKMLADAITISTEPTSAPPLIVERIGMPCASAPDAADRPSPAESPLDREPPIDR